One segment of Mycoplasma sp. E35C DNA contains the following:
- a CDS encoding NAD-dependent epimerase/dehydratase family protein translates to MKVLVLGATGSIGKQAIDVICQLKYELVGFSYNKNHNEAKNIIKQLNPEYVLCHSDPKHNKNINDLIQLIEKSKPDMVINAINGSAGIGASLTTLVKKKDLLLANKESLIIAGNQINKLKKNAKVEIYPIDSEHSSLYALLKNVNKKHVKELIITASGSKYFGLNKTELKKITYKDAINHPNWKMGEEISINSATFINKVYEIIEAYYLFNIKNISPVVERTSTIHAGVIFSDNSIHLHASINDMRWSIQSALTRFNNKSNVVHQLDIYKKPIKFEKIDFNQYPVFKIAYDILNNHDTTRGVVLTTINEFVLDLFRNNKINFTKMSEIIIDYYWNYPHKKIKDIWKIEDLIFKIKEDISKKYNHLMK, encoded by the coding sequence ATGAAAGTATTAGTGCTAGGAGCTACTGGATCAATTGGTAAACAAGCAATTGATGTTATTTGTCAATTAAAATACGAACTAGTTGGTTTTTCTTATAACAAAAACCATAATGAAGCAAAAAACATCATCAAACAGCTAAATCCAGAATACGTATTATGCCATTCAGATCCAAAGCATAATAAGAATATTAATGATCTAATTCAATTAATTGAAAAATCAAAACCAGATATGGTGATAAATGCGATTAATGGATCGGCTGGTATTGGTGCTTCATTAACTACTTTGGTTAAGAAAAAGGATTTATTATTAGCCAATAAAGAATCGTTAATTATTGCTGGTAATCAAATTAATAAACTTAAAAAGAATGCTAAAGTTGAAATCTATCCCATTGATTCAGAACATAGTTCTTTATATGCATTATTAAAAAATGTTAATAAAAAACATGTCAAAGAATTAATCATTACTGCTTCTGGATCAAAGTATTTTGGTTTAAATAAAACCGAATTAAAAAAGATTACATACAAAGATGCAATTAACCACCCAAATTGGAAAATGGGTGAAGAAATATCGATAAATTCAGCAACTTTTATTAATAAAGTTTATGAAATTATTGAAGCATATTATTTATTTAATATCAAAAATATTAGCCCTGTTGTTGAACGCACATCAACGATCCATGCTGGTGTTATTTTTAGTGACAACTCCATTCATTTGCACGCATCAATCAATGACATGCGTTGATCAATTCAATCGGCATTAACAAGATTTAATAACAAATCTAATGTCGTGCACCAGTTAGATATTTACAAAAAACCAATCAAGTTTGAAAAAATTGATTTTAATCAATATCCAGTATTTAAAATTGCTTATGATATATTAAACAATCACGACACAACCAGAGGGGTTGTATTAACCACAATCAATGAGTTTGTCTTGGATTTATTTAGGAATAATAAGATTAACTTCACTAAAATGAGCGAGATTATTATTGATTATTATTGGAATTATCCACATAAAAAAATCAAAGACATCTGGAAGATTGAGGATTTAATATTTAAAATTAAAGAAGATATTTCCAAAAAATATAATCATTTAATGAAATAG
- a CDS encoding site-2 protease family protein → MQHNNGNLALLILILVFAMIVTLSIHELGHFVFAKMAKVHVKEFSIGIGPTLFSFYSHKKNMIFSFRIILAGAFVMLESDKLRQAYLDDPNSKNYNFYIMPKPKGTYSLEKVAYWKQMLIMFGGILFNFLGFLVFLGIYSWIFKDSNSTLDLGNFFKNIFINIGDAFVVHELWRPVSPGGGSGGGHVAPFASREANWQYLLLSITSVNAATGVFNLLPIAPLDGSKIFQYTYERIAKKPVNEKIWTITTIIGVLIVLWISIGSIINQIKIG, encoded by the coding sequence ATGCAACATAACAACGGAAATTTAGCATTGTTAATTCTGATTTTAGTCTTTGCAATGATTGTGACCTTGTCAATTCATGAGTTAGGTCATTTTGTTTTTGCCAAGATGGCAAAAGTTCATGTCAAAGAATTTTCAATCGGAATTGGACCAACATTATTTTCTTTTTATAGTCATAAAAAGAATATGATTTTTAGCTTCCGCATAATTTTAGCAGGAGCTTTTGTAATGCTTGAAAGTGATAAACTCAGACAAGCATATTTGGATGATCCAAACTCCAAGAACTATAACTTTTATATAATGCCAAAACCAAAAGGCACATACAGCCTTGAAAAGGTGGCATATTGAAAACAAATGCTAATTATGTTTGGTGGCATTTTGTTCAACTTCTTAGGCTTTTTAGTCTTTTTGGGAATTTATAGTTGGATCTTTAAAGATTCAAACTCAACCTTAGATTTAGGTAATTTCTTTAAAAACATCTTTATTAATATTGGTGATGCTTTTGTAGTTCACGAACTATGAAGACCAGTTAGTCCAGGCGGTGGTTCTGGTGGTGGTCACGTAGCACCTTTTGCATCAAGAGAAGCGAACTGACAATATTTATTACTATCAATTACCTCAGTTAATGCAGCTACTGGTGTGTTTAACTTATTACCAATTGCACCATTAGATGGATCTAAGATTTTTCAATACACATACGAACGTATTGCGAAAAAACCAGTTAATGAAAAAATATGAACAATCACAACAATTATTGGTGTTTTGATTGTATTATGAATTTCAATCGGAAGTATTATTAACCAAATTAAAATAGGATAG
- a CDS encoding PolC-type DNA polymerase III: protein MTKDDIQTFIANLNNYLNIPANLNSFLKKSTVSCNMDVGDNRKTLNIEFVLNNGIKAEYYQDYLETIKAFENENKELYFNFNFTVDQKYWTTEIINDAIIDLYLFYKTKNPFVSAINQINERSYEVVFANAEMKQAFDEQLDWLIERLDKIGFFQITLTTSLDINVISRNLNKEREENAKIFNNKTSNVVKEKEPELSLEECKELNQISENAELTEIAEFDPEEVTSLTTMWGKIYSYDYKVNGANRTLRIGIADKNSATSIFSWVSRSQHLSSDYLSSFKKGDWIKIQLRIKTGREQRKFTEILKIQHVDIPEWLKPSPDDFTDRHEFFFHTKMSVHDGLNDVDDLKAFCEQNQIKDIAITDTGVVQAFPELANWKEKGNPDIKVHYGLEVDVFDDEDFIVKNNKKLPFDDVVFVVYDIETTGLNAYYEQMIEIGAVRIQVKLNKINNKLEFTKLDEFEKFIKNKKPLSEFTTSLTGIKESDLKDAKDEKTVLNEFIDFIQPDDILVAHNGIDFDFIWLNTKIDQYQLKTINNPMLDTLRLAYQLYQSKSYTLQKLATKLGINYDEEAAHRANYDTDVLSKCLMKMLSEVNAKEWTSFLDLNDKQKLVNAQGEKFTKPLKSSIKIEENNNSSDDKKDMLNENLFNRIRTRKALVYAKNKAGLKKLYKLVSLSSTDQFYGTPKLFWSDIQKYSDDLLVSSHPLLGHVIHAAKYDTNDNLRKIIKKHDFVLVPLPSLFKKQVSRNDISLSDVQDLIKRIIDICEQEKIPYTFSSAAHYLRKEQKQFYECLISAEVTGKKIHHFYDRDMKANQQIPDLHIRRKQEVYNDFSFIKEPEILANLIHKNGAKISSMFKDDGLLPYPKDLHPPKIEGSDDKLTELVKNRAYELFGDNIDPIIQDRIDYELKAIVGNGYGIVYWLAHLLVKKSNDDGYIVGSRGSVGSSIVALLAGISEVNPLQPYYYCKLCKTTEFIDDIDDGHDLINKPCINKKCDGEMNGEGHNIPFASFMGFNGEKTPDIDLNFSSQYQATAHNYVKELFGESHTTRCGTISTMQDKTAYKIARDYLELTNSIEQAEKLSGWYASEISEIKRTTGQHPGGILVFPKDKEIEDFCPVNYPADDKKSKWRTSHFKFEYLHDTLLKLDILSQEDPTILRKLYQITGVKPEEIPNNDKDVLSLFNLEHGLDFGKNEILRNATGALGIPEFGTKTTREILKIAKPQSVADLIRVSGLSHGTDVWTGNAADLILYKNYRLDEVIACRDDIMTYLSGIGIEKKTAFSIMEDVRKGKKLKPEYEKVMREFEVSNDYIDSCNKIKYMFPKAHATAYVLMAWKIAWFKLHHPMAFYAAIYSYKVKEHDVLTCINGGIEAVTKRYKEIKTLITKAKNSKEKVALKKKDEDLFSTYELYIEMLERGIKLEQVSLQHSEAAEFTVKNNKIYPPFNSIDGLGDEIAKLIVKNRDENGGFKSQADLKDRCKLDKNVWNYFVTYKVFGDLKADEKIRLY, encoded by the coding sequence ATGACTAAGGACGATATTCAAACGTTTATTGCGAATTTGAATAACTATTTAAATATTCCTGCTAATCTAAATAGTTTTCTTAAAAAATCAACGGTATCATGCAATATGGATGTTGGTGACAACCGTAAAACTTTAAACATTGAATTCGTCCTAAATAATGGCATTAAAGCTGAGTATTATCAAGATTATTTAGAAACGATTAAAGCCTTTGAGAATGAAAACAAAGAGCTTTATTTTAACTTTAACTTTACGGTTGATCAAAAATATTGAACTACAGAAATAATCAATGATGCAATCATTGATCTTTATTTGTTTTATAAGACTAAAAACCCGTTTGTTAGTGCAATTAATCAAATTAATGAACGAAGTTATGAAGTAGTGTTTGCTAATGCTGAAATGAAGCAAGCATTCGATGAACAATTAGATTGGTTAATTGAACGTTTAGATAAAATTGGTTTTTTTCAAATTACTTTAACAACATCATTAGACATCAATGTTATTAGTCGTAATTTAAACAAAGAACGCGAAGAAAACGCTAAAATTTTTAATAATAAAACTAGCAATGTAGTTAAAGAAAAAGAACCAGAATTAAGTTTAGAAGAATGTAAAGAATTAAATCAGATTTCTGAGAATGCAGAACTAACTGAGATAGCTGAATTTGATCCTGAAGAAGTTACTTCACTAACCACAATGTGAGGGAAGATTTATAGTTATGACTATAAAGTTAATGGAGCTAATAGAACATTAAGAATCGGGATTGCTGATAAGAATAGTGCCACTTCAATTTTTAGTTGAGTTTCACGCAGCCAACACCTATCAAGTGATTATTTAAGTAGTTTTAAAAAAGGTGATTGAATTAAGATCCAATTAAGAATTAAAACAGGTCGAGAACAACGTAAATTTACAGAAATCTTAAAGATCCAACATGTTGATATTCCTGAATGATTAAAACCATCTCCAGATGATTTTACAGATCGTCATGAGTTTTTCTTTCATACCAAAATGAGTGTTCATGATGGGCTTAATGATGTTGATGATTTAAAAGCATTTTGCGAACAAAATCAAATTAAAGATATTGCGATTACTGATACAGGAGTGGTCCAAGCATTCCCTGAATTGGCTAATTGAAAAGAAAAAGGTAATCCTGATATTAAAGTTCATTACGGACTTGAGGTTGATGTTTTTGATGATGAAGATTTTATTGTTAAAAACAATAAAAAATTACCTTTTGATGATGTTGTTTTTGTTGTTTATGATATTGAAACAACAGGACTGAATGCTTATTATGAACAGATGATTGAAATCGGCGCTGTTCGCATCCAAGTTAAGTTAAATAAAATTAATAACAAACTGGAATTTACTAAACTTGATGAGTTTGAAAAATTCATTAAAAACAAAAAACCACTTTCTGAATTTACCACGAGCTTAACTGGTATTAAAGAAAGTGATTTGAAAGACGCAAAAGATGAAAAAACCGTTTTAAATGAATTCATTGATTTCATTCAACCAGATGATATTTTAGTTGCTCACAACGGGATTGATTTCGACTTTATTTGATTAAATACCAAGATTGATCAATATCAATTAAAAACAATTAACAACCCAATGTTAGACACTTTAAGATTGGCATATCAACTATACCAATCTAAGAGTTATACATTGCAAAAATTAGCAACAAAATTAGGAATCAATTACGACGAAGAAGCAGCCCACCGCGCTAATTACGATACTGATGTTTTAAGTAAATGTTTAATGAAAATGTTAAGTGAAGTTAATGCTAAAGAATGAACTTCATTTTTAGATTTAAATGATAAACAAAAACTTGTAAACGCCCAAGGTGAAAAATTCACAAAACCATTAAAATCTTCGATAAAAATCGAAGAAAATAATAATTCAAGTGATGATAAAAAAGATATGTTGAATGAAAATTTATTCAACCGTATCAGAACTAGAAAAGCACTAGTTTATGCTAAGAATAAAGCAGGTTTAAAAAAGCTTTATAAATTAGTTAGTTTATCATCTACTGATCAGTTTTATGGAACACCAAAATTGTTCTGATCTGATATTCAAAAATACAGCGATGATCTATTAGTTTCATCACACCCATTATTAGGTCATGTGATTCATGCTGCTAAGTATGATACGAATGATAATTTAAGAAAAATCATTAAGAAGCATGATTTTGTTTTAGTGCCATTACCATCATTATTTAAAAAACAAGTTAGTCGCAATGATATTTCGTTATCAGATGTTCAAGATCTAATCAAAAGAATTATTGACATCTGTGAACAAGAAAAAATTCCATACACATTCAGCTCAGCTGCACACTATTTAAGAAAAGAACAAAAACAGTTTTATGAATGTTTAATCAGTGCTGAAGTTACTGGTAAAAAAATTCACCATTTTTATGATCGTGATATGAAAGCGAATCAGCAAATTCCTGATTTACATATCCGTAGAAAACAAGAAGTATATAACGATTTTTCGTTTATTAAAGAACCTGAAATTTTAGCAAATTTAATTCATAAAAATGGTGCTAAAATTTCATCAATGTTTAAGGATGATGGATTATTACCATATCCAAAAGATTTACATCCACCAAAGATTGAAGGCTCAGATGATAAATTAACTGAATTGGTAAAAAATCGTGCTTATGAATTATTTGGTGACAACATTGATCCGATCATTCAAGATCGAATTGATTACGAACTAAAAGCCATTGTTGGTAATGGTTATGGTATTGTTTATTGATTAGCTCACTTATTGGTTAAAAAATCCAATGATGATGGTTATATCGTTGGTTCACGGGGATCGGTTGGTTCATCAATCGTGGCATTGTTGGCTGGTATTTCTGAAGTTAATCCCTTACAACCATACTACTATTGTAAGTTGTGCAAAACTACAGAATTTATTGACGATATTGATGATGGACATGATCTTATCAACAAGCCATGTATTAATAAAAAATGTGATGGTGAAATGAATGGTGAAGGTCATAACATTCCGTTTGCTTCATTCATGGGATTCAATGGTGAAAAAACGCCAGATATTGACTTGAACTTTTCAAGTCAATACCAAGCAACTGCACATAACTACGTAAAAGAGTTGTTTGGTGAATCACACACCACTAGATGTGGAACGATATCAACCATGCAAGATAAAACTGCGTATAAGATTGCGCGGGATTATTTAGAACTAACCAACTCAATTGAACAAGCTGAAAAATTATCTGGTTGATATGCGAGTGAAATTAGTGAAATTAAAAGAACCACAGGACAACACCCTGGTGGGATTTTAGTTTTCCCTAAAGATAAAGAAATCGAAGATTTCTGTCCAGTTAACTATCCAGCTGATGATAAAAAATCAAAATGAAGAACATCACACTTTAAATTTGAATACCTTCATGACACATTGTTAAAACTTGATATTTTATCGCAAGAAGACCCGACAATTTTAAGAAAACTTTATCAGATCACAGGCGTTAAACCAGAAGAAATTCCTAACAATGATAAAGATGTATTATCTTTATTTAATTTAGAACATGGTTTAGATTTTGGTAAAAATGAGATCTTAAGAAATGCCACAGGTGCTTTGGGGATTCCTGAATTTGGGACCAAAACAACTCGTGAAATTTTAAAGATAGCTAAACCACAATCAGTGGCTGATTTAATTCGTGTATCTGGTTTAAGTCACGGGACTGATGTATGAACAGGTAATGCTGCTGATTTAATTCTTTATAAGAATTATCGCCTTGATGAAGTAATTGCTTGTCGTGATGATATCATGACTTATTTAAGTGGTATTGGGATTGAAAAAAAGACTGCTTTCAGCATCATGGAAGATGTCAGAAAAGGCAAGAAATTAAAACCTGAGTATGAAAAAGTTATGCGTGAATTTGAAGTATCAAATGACTACATTGATTCATGTAATAAAATTAAATACATGTTCCCCAAAGCCCACGCAACAGCCTATGTATTAATGGCATGAAAAATTGCTTGATTTAAACTACATCACCCGATGGCGTTTTATGCTGCAATTTATTCATACAAGGTCAAAGAACATGACGTTTTAACTTGTATTAATGGTGGCATTGAAGCTGTCACAAAACGCTATAAAGAAATTAAAACATTAATTACAAAAGCAAAAAATTCTAAAGAAAAAGTTGCACTCAAAAAGAAGGATGAAGATTTATTTTCAACCTATGAACTATACATCGAGATGCTTGAACGAGGCATTAAATTAGAACAAGTAAGTTTACAACATTCTGAAGCTGCAGAATTTACAGTAAAAAATAATAAAATTTATCCACCGTTTAATAGCATTGATGGTCTGGGTGATGAAATTGCAAAACTGATTGTTAAAAATCGTGATGAAAACGGCGGCTTTAAATCCCAAGCTGATTTAAAAGATCGCTGTAAGCTGGATAAAAATGTTTGAAATTATTTTGTTACCTATAAGGTATTTGGCGACTTGAAGGCAGATGAAAAAATTCGGTTATACTAA
- a CDS encoding AAA domain-containing protein — MASDWTWLKNRLINDKTKSKSFWIPSLSSSMIDLGELLKVTSNIFDHSMPGIISYLNSNDYLELDLKKLREIPDEEAERRFGFDDAKDLYKHYVDQFNKLYKSMKKQLRETGDDSLFIGLPLIEGRNQYGDYYKAPLLYVQVELKQINQFQKIVLSINRQEYLINTTILAVETNKRGILFENKYDQTKLNLNQALEIFRSLDIGFKQPITNEVVPFFEITKKDFAAKWAENGGVNSIANNIILGIFDVKGDKLLQDFSDIMMNDPVAIDDLFTNKRDLLFNHDEFANNYSLSDIYLASHLDFFQQLAVKHALDGNVVIEGPPGTGKSETILNILVNIALKGKTALFVTEKTTAMEVVYNRLGKYKNLALYIPALDKEANRFYSQFSSYEKFFTDNYHNNVLNTPQAKFEPGYLKQYLDLSFQIQRIYNHQISSGDFSYPFLDLILNFKPLDVDHIEIDDYTRFNEWVRLFTDESWLVKHKEYIVLYNEIDATWKAETFAKFLKIYQNDPNDLKTLMYAIHLYVKKNVVKENYVVPFYFKPYDELIRSSRLVVDQINRFLELNKYKSETYKRIILKNEEINIKKYQREYFNSWFVQNHSSAYLGKLNYAQNALDHLQENYSSDVDVYIQSCKRNLKSIIIRNFYTLYKEDKKTLLEICRQGRNKHFKNINWWFNLNRDIIMKLFKIHIMSFETASVLLENKKDLYDYVIIDEASQVFLERALPTLYRAKKYIIAGDTKQLKPTSFFSSRSEYDEVALDQIADEDLIEVEESLNAVSLIHFLKERSRINVMLKYHYRSNFGDLIAFTNDHIYDSELIFMNKAIKQSNSFIVHDVVNGKWKDRKNVAEAQEVVNRIQKLTLTEDYKKTVGVVAFNKNQATLIELLLDKLNDPRVNEWRERYNENGEYVGLFVKSVENVQGDERDIILFSIAYDKTVTSYGPISSVNNGINRLNVAITRSKDRIEIFKSSKASEYNGWGSPSPGSRLFVEYLDYCEKTAMNVNIATFDKQTREIEEKLKQKPQIFSDVKKTLEQAFGQYFTIKQNVDNGSYNFDFVIYYDDIPFLAIDLDIKNFNGMADFNENYVYKKIFLTKRGWKHYNLWSTEWKLDKKKVLLDIKDILDKRIRQINSEKNQ, encoded by the coding sequence ATGGCTTCTGATTGAACTTGATTAAAGAATAGATTAATAAATGATAAAACGAAATCAAAGAGCTTTTGAATACCATCGTTATCAAGCTCAATGATTGATTTGGGGGAGTTATTAAAAGTAACTTCTAATATCTTTGATCATTCAATGCCAGGGATTATTTCGTATTTAAATAGTAATGATTATCTAGAATTAGATTTAAAAAAACTACGAGAAATTCCTGATGAAGAAGCAGAACGCCGCTTTGGTTTTGATGATGCTAAGGATTTATACAAACATTATGTTGATCAATTTAACAAGTTGTATAAATCAATGAAAAAACAACTTCGTGAAACGGGTGATGATTCCTTATTTATTGGTTTGCCATTAATTGAAGGAAGAAATCAATATGGTGATTATTACAAAGCACCATTATTATATGTTCAAGTTGAATTAAAACAAATCAATCAGTTTCAAAAAATTGTTTTATCAATCAATCGTCAAGAGTATTTAATTAATACGACAATTTTAGCTGTTGAAACTAACAAGCGTGGTATTTTATTTGAAAACAAATACGATCAAACTAAATTAAATCTTAACCAAGCATTAGAAATATTCAGATCACTTGATATTGGTTTTAAACAACCAATTACCAATGAAGTTGTTCCGTTTTTTGAAATAACCAAAAAAGACTTTGCTGCTAAATGAGCTGAAAACGGCGGTGTTAATAGTATTGCCAACAACATTATTTTGGGAATCTTTGATGTTAAAGGTGATAAGTTGTTGCAAGATTTTTCTGACATCATGATGAACGATCCTGTGGCAATTGATGATCTATTTACCAACAAACGGGATTTATTATTTAACCATGATGAGTTTGCCAATAACTATTCATTAAGTGATATTTATTTAGCCTCACACCTAGATTTTTTCCAACAACTAGCCGTTAAACATGCGCTGGATGGTAATGTTGTAATCGAAGGTCCGCCAGGAACTGGGAAGTCTGAAACGATCTTAAATATTTTGGTTAATATTGCTCTTAAAGGTAAGACTGCTTTATTCGTGACTGAAAAAACCACAGCCATGGAAGTGGTGTATAACAGACTGGGTAAATACAAAAATTTAGCACTATATATTCCTGCATTAGATAAAGAAGCTAACCGTTTTTATTCGCAGTTTTCTAGCTATGAAAAATTCTTTACGGATAACTATCACAACAATGTTTTAAACACTCCACAAGCTAAATTTGAACCAGGATATTTAAAACAATATTTAGATTTATCATTCCAGATTCAAAGAATATATAACCACCAAATTAGCTCTGGTGATTTTAGCTATCCATTCTTGGATTTAATCTTAAACTTTAAACCATTAGATGTTGATCATATTGAAATTGATGATTACACCAGATTTAATGAATGAGTAAGATTATTTACGGATGAATCTTGGTTAGTTAAACATAAAGAATACATCGTTTTGTATAACGAAATTGATGCAACATGAAAAGCTGAAACATTTGCTAAATTCTTGAAGATTTATCAAAATGATCCAAACGATCTTAAAACTTTAATGTATGCAATTCATCTTTATGTTAAGAAGAATGTTGTTAAAGAAAATTATGTCGTTCCGTTTTATTTCAAACCATACGATGAATTAATTCGATCAAGCCGATTGGTGGTTGATCAAATTAACCGTTTTTTAGAACTAAACAAATATAAGTCAGAAACTTATAAACGTATTATTCTAAAAAACGAAGAGATCAATATAAAAAAATACCAACGTGAGTATTTTAATTCTTGGTTTGTTCAAAATCATTCAAGTGCATATTTAGGTAAATTGAATTATGCCCAAAATGCGTTGGATCATTTACAAGAAAATTACAGTTCAGATGTTGATGTTTATATTCAATCATGTAAGCGTAATTTAAAGTCGATTATTATTCGTAATTTTTATACCTTATACAAAGAAGATAAAAAGACATTATTAGAAATCTGTCGTCAGGGACGAAATAAACATTTCAAGAATATTAATTGATGGTTTAACTTAAATCGTGACATTATTATGAAGCTATTCAAGATTCATATTATGTCGTTTGAAACTGCTTCTGTTTTGTTAGAAAACAAAAAAGATTTATATGACTATGTAATTATTGATGAAGCCAGTCAAGTATTTTTAGAACGCGCATTACCAACCTTATACCGTGCTAAAAAATACATTATTGCAGGTGATACCAAACAACTTAAACCAACAAGTTTTTTCTCATCAAGATCTGAATATGACGAAGTTGCATTAGACCAGATTGCTGATGAAGATTTAATTGAAGTTGAAGAATCATTAAACGCAGTAAGTTTAATTCATTTCTTAAAAGAACGCAGCCGTATTAACGTGATGTTAAAGTATCACTATCGTTCTAATTTTGGTGATCTAATTGCTTTTACCAACGATCATATTTATGACAGTGAATTAATCTTCATGAATAAAGCGATCAAACAATCTAATTCGTTTATTGTTCATGATGTTGTTAATGGTAAATGAAAAGATCGTAAGAATGTTGCTGAAGCCCAAGAAGTTGTTAATCGGATTCAAAAATTAACATTAACCGAAGATTATAAAAAGACGGTTGGGGTGGTTGCTTTTAACAAAAATCAAGCAACATTAATTGAGTTATTATTAGATAAACTAAACGATCCAAGAGTTAATGAATGACGTGAAAGATACAACGAAAACGGTGAATATGTTGGGTTGTTTGTTAAATCAGTTGAAAATGTTCAGGGTGATGAACGTGACATCATTTTATTCTCAATTGCTTATGATAAGACCGTAACTTCTTATGGTCCAATTAGTAGTGTTAATAATGGAATTAACCGTTTAAATGTGGCAATCACACGATCTAAGGATCGTATTGAAATTTTCAAATCATCAAAAGCTAGTGAATATAATGGTTGGGGTTCGCCTTCTCCTGGTTCACGGTTATTCGTTGAATATTTAGATTATTGTGAAAAAACTGCAATGAATGTAAATATTGCAACATTTGATAAACAAACCAGAGAAATCGAAGAAAAATTAAAACAAAAACCACAGATTTTTAGTGATGTTAAAAAGACATTAGAACAAGCCTTTGGACAATACTTTACCATTAAACAAAATGTGGATAATGGGTCTTATAATTTTGATTTCGTAATCTATTATGATGACATTCCATTCTTAGCGATTGATCTTGATATCAAAAACTTTAATGGCATGGCTGACTTTAATGAAAACTACGTTTATAAGAAAATCTTCTTAACTAAGCGTGGTTGAAAACACTATAACCTTTGATCAACTGAATGAAAACTTGATAAGAAAAAAGTTTTATTAGATATCAAAGATATTTTAGATAAAAGAATTAGACAAATTAATAGCGAAAAGAACCAATAA